Proteins encoded in a region of the Roseateles sp. SL47 genome:
- the ptsN gene encoding PTS IIA-like nitrogen regulatory protein PtsN — protein sequence MNRLAAILPASNVLVDVDASSKKRVFEQAGLLFENNHAIARAAVTDNLFARERLGSTGLGHGVAIPHGRIKGLKNPLAAVLRVQQPIGFDAPDDEPVNLLIFLLVPEAATQRHLEILSEIAEMLSDRELRERLKTETDASVVHRLIADWEPLKSVA from the coding sequence ATGAACCGTCTCGCCGCCATCCTTCCCGCCAGCAATGTGCTGGTCGATGTGGACGCATCCAGCAAGAAGCGCGTGTTCGAACAAGCCGGGCTGCTCTTCGAGAATAACCATGCCATCGCCAGGGCTGCGGTCACGGACAATCTGTTCGCCCGTGAACGGCTGGGCTCCACCGGTCTGGGTCATGGCGTGGCCATCCCCCACGGCCGGATCAAGGGCCTGAAGAATCCGCTGGCGGCGGTGCTGCGTGTGCAGCAGCCCATCGGCTTCGACGCCCCGGACGACGAACCGGTCAATCTGCTCATCTTTCTGTTGGTGCCGGAGGCGGCCACCCAGCGCCACCTGGAAATCCTCTCCGAAATTGCGGAGATGCTCTCGGACCGTGAACTGCGTGAACGGCTCAAGACCGAAACCGATGCCAGCGTCGTCCATCGGCTCATCGCCGACTGGGAACCGCTGAAGTCGGTGGCCTGA